The following coding sequences lie in one Angustibacter luteus genomic window:
- a CDS encoding MGMT family protein, producing MPDTDRPDDHLPRFAALVLEVVDQVPRGRVLTYGDVAEYLGEGGPRQVGAVMSTYGGSVPWWRVLRADGTPAPQIADRALAELRAEGTPMRPDGTRVDLRRARWDGD from the coding sequence GTGCCCGACACCGACCGGCCCGACGACCACCTGCCCCGGTTCGCCGCGCTCGTCCTGGAGGTCGTCGACCAGGTGCCGCGGGGCCGGGTGCTGACCTACGGGGACGTCGCCGAGTACCTCGGTGAGGGCGGCCCGCGGCAGGTCGGTGCGGTGATGAGCACGTACGGCGGGTCGGTCCCGTGGTGGCGGGTGCTGCGCGCGGACGGCACGCCGGCGCCACAGATCGCGGACCGCGCGCTGGCCGAGCTGCGGGCCGAGGGGACGCCGATGCGCCCCGACGGCACCCGGGTGGACCTGCGACGCGCCCGCTGGGACGGCGACTGA
- the moeB gene encoding molybdopterin-synthase adenylyltransferase MoeB translates to MSLPPLVEPGPPLDRDQVARYARHLLIPDVGELGQRRLANARVAVIGAGGLGSPALLYLAAAGIGTIGVVDPDVVEASNLQRQVVHGVSDVGRLKVDSARATLDEVNPLVEVVTHPVRLDSSNALGVLAGYDLVVDGTDNFATRYLVNDACVLLGVPCVWGSIYRFDGQTSVFWGGHGPCYRCLFPVPPPAGSVPSCAEGGVLGLLCAAIGAAQGTEVVKLVTGIGVPLVGRLLVHDALRATWRELAVRPDPECVVCGDAPSITRETGLIDYEEFCGLPGAVTSAPGQELGTVDAQELADLLAARDRGDSDVVLVDVREPGERAIVSIPGAIAVPRAAFDTGEAFAELPFDRPVVLHCRSGVRSATALELLLAAGHPDARHLEGGVLAWVDQVDPSLPTY, encoded by the coding sequence GTGAGCCTGCCGCCGCTGGTCGAACCGGGACCCCCGCTGGACCGCGACCAGGTCGCGCGCTACGCGCGGCACCTGCTGATCCCGGACGTCGGGGAGCTGGGTCAGCGTCGGCTGGCGAATGCCCGGGTCGCGGTGATCGGCGCGGGCGGGCTGGGCTCCCCGGCGCTGCTCTACCTGGCCGCCGCCGGGATCGGGACGATCGGCGTGGTGGACCCGGACGTCGTCGAGGCCTCCAACCTGCAGCGTCAGGTCGTGCACGGCGTCAGCGACGTGGGGCGGCTCAAGGTCGACTCGGCGCGGGCCACCCTCGACGAGGTGAACCCGCTCGTCGAGGTCGTGACGCACCCGGTGCGGCTGGACTCGTCCAACGCGCTCGGCGTGCTCGCCGGCTACGACCTGGTCGTCGACGGCACGGACAACTTCGCCACCCGCTACCTGGTCAACGACGCGTGCGTGCTGCTCGGCGTCCCGTGCGTGTGGGGGTCGATCTACCGCTTCGACGGGCAGACCAGCGTCTTCTGGGGTGGCCACGGGCCCTGCTACCGGTGCTTGTTCCCGGTCCCTCCGCCGGCGGGCAGCGTGCCGTCCTGCGCTGAGGGCGGCGTCCTCGGGCTGCTCTGTGCGGCGATCGGCGCGGCCCAGGGCACCGAGGTGGTCAAGCTGGTCACCGGCATCGGGGTGCCGCTCGTCGGCCGGCTGCTGGTGCACGACGCGCTGCGGGCGACGTGGCGCGAGCTCGCCGTCCGGCCGGACCCGGAGTGCGTGGTCTGCGGGGACGCGCCGAGCATCACCCGCGAGACCGGCCTCATCGACTACGAGGAGTTCTGCGGGCTGCCCGGGGCGGTGACCTCGGCGCCGGGTCAGGAGCTGGGCACGGTCGACGCCCAGGAGCTGGCCGACCTGCTGGCCGCGCGCGACCGCGGCGACAGCGACGTCGTCCTGGTCGACGTCCGGGAGCCGGGGGAGCGCGCCATCGTGTCGATCCCCGGTGCGATCGCGGTGCCCCGGGCGGCGTTCGACACCGGTGAGGCGTTCGCGGAGCTGCCGTTCGACCGTCCGGTGGTGCTGCACTGCCGGTCCGGCGTGCGGTCGGCTACGGCGCTCGAGCTGTTGCTGGCCGCGGGGCACCCGGACGCCCGTCACCTCGAGGGCGGCGTGCTCGCGTGGGTCGACCAGGTCGACCCGAGCCTGCCGACCTACTGA
- a CDS encoding DUF3152 domain-containing protein yields MLAVAVLAAGATWWLVGGGSPPAAGPAASSGASSGATSSPTRTPTESPTPTATVTTGARPTSTSVATAGTGRLVTVPGDVAAPGRGPVTTVRVRVEQGVDVDEADFANQVMATLNDSRSWGHGGRRSFARTDASADVDVVLASPTTSARLCRPLQTFGKLSCRSGRQAVLTSYRWVRGTPEFPELSVYRQYVVNHEVGHVLGHGHEQCPGAGRLAPVMQQQTKQVAPCRPNAWPYP; encoded by the coding sequence GTGCTCGCCGTCGCGGTCCTGGCCGCCGGGGCGACCTGGTGGCTGGTGGGCGGCGGCTCCCCGCCGGCGGCGGGTCCGGCGGCGTCGTCCGGGGCGTCGTCCGGGGCCACGTCCAGCCCGACTCGGACCCCGACCGAGAGCCCCACCCCGACGGCCACGGTCACCACCGGAGCCCGGCCGACCTCGACGTCGGTCGCGACCGCGGGTACGGGGCGTCTGGTCACGGTGCCAGGGGACGTCGCGGCGCCGGGCCGCGGGCCGGTGACCACCGTGCGGGTGCGGGTCGAGCAGGGTGTGGACGTCGACGAGGCGGACTTCGCCAACCAGGTGATGGCCACGCTCAACGACTCGCGCTCCTGGGGCCACGGCGGGCGTCGCTCGTTCGCCCGGACCGATGCCAGCGCCGACGTGGACGTCGTGCTGGCCAGCCCGACGACGTCCGCCCGGCTGTGCCGCCCCCTGCAGACCTTCGGCAAGCTGTCCTGCCGCAGCGGTCGGCAGGCCGTGCTGACGTCCTACCGGTGGGTCAGGGGCACGCCCGAGTTCCCGGAGCTGTCCGTGTACCGGCAGTACGTGGTGAACCACGAGGTCGGGCACGTCCTCGGGCACGGGCACGAGCAGTGCCCCGGGGCGGGCCGGCTCGCACCGGTCATGCAGCAGCAGACCAAGCAGGTGGCGCCCTGCCGACCCAACGCGTGGCCGTACCCCTAG